In the Burkholderia cenocepacia genome, one interval contains:
- a CDS encoding NAD(P)-dependent oxidoreductase translates to MTRVYVTHPTGMIDHYYGASALRALRAIADVTCNPHDRELGTDELIAAAQGCDAIIAYRQTPAPRALFAGLPALAAFLRCAVDIRTVDVAAASAFGVLVTQASPGFGPAVAEWVVGAMIELARGIGGYADAYHRGAPPVPRMGRELRGSTLGLIGYGQIARHLAPVATALGMRVLVCDPYVRVDAPPLEQVDFATLLRDADFVVCLAPATPATANLIDAAAFAAMKPGACFINASRGELVDEQALADALASGRLAGCALDVGRAADQMPTPALAAHSRVIATPHIGGLTLPAIEHQALETVDQLAALLDGRVPTGAVNAAQATRLARWRASHASVAPGGR, encoded by the coding sequence ATGACGCGCGTCTACGTCACGCATCCGACCGGGATGATCGACCACTACTACGGCGCCAGCGCGTTGCGCGCGCTGCGCGCGATCGCGGACGTCACCTGCAATCCGCACGATCGTGAACTCGGCACGGACGAACTGATTGCCGCCGCGCAGGGGTGCGACGCGATCATCGCGTACCGGCAGACGCCGGCGCCTCGCGCGCTGTTCGCGGGGCTGCCGGCCCTCGCCGCGTTCCTGCGTTGCGCGGTCGACATCCGGACGGTCGACGTCGCCGCGGCGAGTGCGTTCGGCGTGCTGGTCACGCAGGCGAGCCCCGGCTTCGGCCCGGCTGTCGCCGAGTGGGTCGTCGGCGCGATGATCGAGCTTGCGCGCGGGATCGGCGGCTACGCGGACGCGTACCACCGCGGCGCGCCGCCGGTGCCCCGGATGGGGCGAGAATTGCGCGGCAGCACGCTCGGCCTGATCGGCTACGGGCAGATCGCGCGCCATCTCGCCCCGGTCGCGACGGCGCTCGGCATGCGCGTGCTCGTCTGCGATCCATACGTGCGGGTCGACGCGCCTCCGCTCGAACAGGTCGACTTCGCCACGCTGCTGCGCGACGCGGATTTCGTCGTCTGCCTTGCGCCCGCCACGCCGGCCACCGCGAACCTGATCGATGCGGCGGCATTCGCCGCGATGAAGCCGGGCGCGTGCTTCATCAATGCGTCGCGCGGCGAACTCGTCGACGAACAGGCGCTGGCCGACGCGCTCGCCAGCGGCCGGCTGGCCGGTTGCGCGCTCGATGTCGGCCGCGCGGCGGACCAGATGCCCACCCCCGCGCTGGCCGCGCATTCGCGCGTCATCGCGACCCCGCACATCGGCGGCCTGACGCTGCCGGCGATCGAGCATCAGGCGCTGGAGACGGTCGACCAGCTCGCCGCGCTGCTCGACGGACGCGTGCCGACCGGCGCGGTCAACGCCGCGCAGGCGACGCGGCTCGCGCGCTGGCGCGCATCGCATGCGTCCGTCGCACCGGGCGGGCGATGA
- a CDS encoding LacI family DNA-binding transcriptional regulator, translating to MQDDMSTIQDVARHAAVSVSTVSNVLNGRTDQMKPETLERVKAAMDALQYRPSTLARQLKTGQTPLVGLLVPSMANPMYGYIAREIEACAQERYGHRVLIGNTYRDARKEASFFDDLYAHGVRRVIVISSLADESHLERAAERGMTVVSYDRRATPGEQSKVDHVTADNEAAARLATRRLVEAGHTRLAFATVAGVTVSRSDKIRGFLAVASEAGGATQARVLDGGPANEYGDSVIVDVGRALGVELAADPARPTGIVAVNDLFALGLMAGLRDGGLRVPDDVSVIGMDGHFLSAISWPALTTVQLPVTEMAGEMVRRVMRQEGDAPSASGQCVFADVTLVERASVAPPPTQAAGTRGDHA from the coding sequence ATGCAAGACGACATGAGTACGATTCAGGACGTGGCCCGTCATGCGGCCGTTTCGGTCAGCACGGTTTCGAACGTGCTCAACGGACGCACCGACCAGATGAAGCCGGAAACGCTCGAACGCGTGAAGGCGGCGATGGACGCGCTGCAGTACCGGCCGAGCACGCTCGCGCGCCAGCTCAAGACGGGGCAGACGCCGCTCGTCGGGCTGCTGGTGCCGTCGATGGCGAACCCGATGTACGGCTACATCGCACGCGAGATCGAGGCCTGCGCGCAGGAACGGTACGGCCATCGCGTGCTGATCGGCAATACGTACCGCGATGCGCGCAAGGAGGCGTCGTTCTTCGACGATCTCTACGCGCACGGCGTGCGACGCGTGATCGTGATCTCGTCGCTCGCCGACGAAAGCCACCTCGAGCGTGCGGCCGAGCGCGGGATGACGGTCGTCAGCTACGACCGTCGCGCGACACCCGGCGAGCAATCTAAGGTCGATCACGTGACGGCCGACAACGAGGCGGCCGCGCGGCTCGCGACGCGCCGGCTCGTCGAAGCGGGCCATACGCGGCTCGCGTTCGCGACGGTGGCCGGCGTCACCGTGAGCCGCAGCGACAAGATCCGCGGCTTTCTCGCCGTGGCGAGCGAGGCGGGCGGCGCCACCCAGGCGCGCGTGCTCGACGGCGGCCCCGCGAACGAATACGGCGACTCGGTGATCGTCGACGTCGGGCGTGCGCTCGGCGTCGAGCTCGCGGCCGATCCGGCGCGGCCGACCGGCATCGTCGCGGTCAACGACCTGTTCGCGCTCGGCCTGATGGCCGGGCTGCGCGACGGCGGCTTGCGGGTGCCGGACGATGTCTCCGTCATCGGGATGGACGGTCATTTCCTGTCGGCGATCTCGTGGCCGGCGCTCACCACGGTGCAACTGCCCGTCACCGAAATGGCCGGCGAGATGGTGCGGCGCGTGATGCGGCAGGAGGGCGACGCGCCGTCCGCATCCGGGCAATGCGTGTTCGCGGACGTGACGCTCGTGGAGCGCGCGTCGGTGGCGCCGCCGCCGACGCAGGCGGCCGGCACGCGGGGAGATCACGCATGA
- a CDS encoding TRAP transporter large permease subunit has protein sequence MDMHSVSGAAPAPAAGQPAHRVARVLDAMLRWLEYLSAAVLAVDVLVVFVSVVFRYFLHDPVDWAEEVASALMIVLVFFGAATVLGRSQHVGIDVFRGRLPARWQGALIQVGHWIVAAVALNLLVSSCQLLTDSYDQLTTGGLPGWINGYPMMFGALFMTVFALANALNAPRRRVIGTFVCCAALAGAVYGWNALWPAHAVAPGTLLVAGFVGGLVLGVPIGFVLAFSALLYFLADPTLPLLVYSQQVMAGADHFVLLAVPFFVLAGLLMETNGMSARLVELLLRIFGRVRGGLGLIVIFATACFSGVSGSKLADIAAVGGVVMPAVRRARQDPNETAALLACSAVMAETIPPCVNMIIMGFVANISIAGLFVAGIVPAAVLAASLAVVTVITGRKIDVAEVFGERRAWLPLAGGALVALVMVAMIGKGVTSGIATSTEVSAFAVVYALVVGWLAFRELTWRSVGRVFVRAASMASGILFIVAAASSVSFALSIEQIPALVSGTMTAFAHQYGATMFLLLSALLMIVFGAVLEGAPALIIFGPLLAPIALQLGINPLHFGTVVVVAMGFGLFAPPVGLGLFTTCAITGTEVGRVARPMVKYLLVLFAALVALIFAPAFSLWLPAHFGL, from the coding sequence ATGGACATGCACTCCGTGTCGGGCGCCGCGCCGGCTCCCGCTGCCGGCCAGCCGGCGCATCGCGTCGCCCGCGTGCTGGATGCGATGCTGCGCTGGCTCGAGTATCTGTCGGCCGCGGTGCTCGCCGTCGACGTGCTGGTCGTGTTCGTGTCGGTCGTGTTCCGCTATTTCCTGCACGACCCGGTCGACTGGGCCGAGGAAGTGGCGAGCGCGCTGATGATCGTGCTGGTGTTCTTCGGCGCGGCGACGGTGCTGGGGCGCAGCCAGCATGTCGGCATCGACGTGTTCCGCGGCCGGCTGCCGGCACGCTGGCAGGGCGCGCTGATCCAGGTCGGCCACTGGATCGTGGCGGCCGTCGCGCTGAACCTGCTGGTGTCGTCGTGCCAGTTGCTCACGGATTCGTACGACCAGCTGACGACGGGCGGCCTGCCGGGCTGGATCAACGGGTATCCGATGATGTTCGGCGCGCTGTTCATGACCGTATTCGCGCTCGCCAATGCGCTGAACGCGCCGCGCCGCCGGGTGATCGGCACGTTCGTGTGCTGCGCGGCGCTCGCGGGCGCCGTGTACGGCTGGAACGCGCTGTGGCCCGCGCATGCGGTCGCGCCCGGCACGCTGCTGGTCGCGGGCTTCGTCGGCGGGCTGGTGCTCGGCGTGCCGATCGGGTTCGTGCTGGCGTTTTCTGCGCTGCTGTATTTCCTCGCCGATCCGACGCTGCCGCTGCTCGTCTACTCGCAACAGGTGATGGCCGGGGCCGACCACTTCGTGCTGCTCGCGGTGCCGTTCTTCGTGCTGGCGGGGCTGCTGATGGAGACCAACGGGATGTCCGCGCGGCTCGTCGAGTTGCTGCTGCGGATCTTCGGGCGCGTGCGGGGCGGGCTCGGCCTGATCGTGATCTTCGCGACGGCGTGCTTTTCCGGCGTGTCGGGCTCGAAGCTGGCCGATATCGCGGCGGTGGGCGGCGTCGTGATGCCGGCGGTGCGCCGCGCGCGGCAGGACCCGAACGAAACCGCCGCGCTGCTCGCGTGCAGCGCGGTGATGGCCGAGACGATTCCGCCGTGCGTGAACATGATCATCATGGGCTTCGTCGCGAACATCTCGATCGCCGGGCTGTTCGTCGCGGGGATCGTGCCGGCGGCCGTGCTGGCCGCGTCGCTCGCGGTCGTGACGGTGATCACGGGGCGCAAGATCGACGTGGCCGAGGTGTTCGGCGAGCGTCGCGCGTGGCTGCCGCTCGCGGGCGGCGCGCTCGTCGCGCTGGTCATGGTCGCGATGATCGGCAAGGGCGTGACGTCTGGGATCGCGACGTCGACCGAAGTGTCGGCGTTCGCGGTGGTCTACGCGCTCGTCGTGGGCTGGCTCGCGTTTCGCGAACTGACGTGGCGCTCGGTCGGCCGCGTGTTCGTGCGCGCCGCATCGATGGCGAGCGGTATCCTGTTCATCGTCGCGGCGGCGTCGAGCGTGTCGTTCGCGCTGTCGATCGAGCAGATTCCGGCCCTCGTCTCGGGCACAATGACGGCGTTTGCCCATCAATACGGCGCGACGATGTTCCTGCTGCTGTCGGCGCTGCTGATGATCGTGTTCGGCGCCGTGCTCGAAGGCGCGCCCGCGCTGATCATCTTCGGGCCGCTGCTCGCGCCGATCGCACTGCAGCTCGGTATCAATCCGCTGCATTTCGGCACGGTCGTGGTGGTGGCGATGGGGTTCGGGTTGTTCGCGCCGCCGGTCGGGCTCGGGCTGTTCACGACGTGCGCGATCACGGGCACCGAGGTTGGGCGCGTAGCCCGGCCGATGGTGAAATACCTGCTGGTGCTGTTCGCTGCTCTCGTGGCGCTGATCTTCGCACCGGCGTTTTCGTTGTGGCTGCCGGCCCATTTCGGCCTGTAG
- a CDS encoding TRAP transporter substrate-binding protein, which yields MNTYTRRRFLQTVSAATLAAAGGLPESVRAQQPVVTLRCSSSMPADQNAAHYVWYERLAANLKASVGDAIRVDYFPNSQLGKESDVVQQVKIGAIDMMIAGSSIWATVAPELGMLDLGYLFDSYAHVAKALDGPVGTSLNALLQKRAGCSVLTWGSHFGGRCVFTKQPVTALSGLKGTKLRVLPTPAFMDTFKAMGAVPTPIPFGELYMAVQTGVVDGLEHDPATVLASRFDEIVKSCWQSRHVFAAMTVVMGRRALDRIPANLRPAFDRAVADATVQQRAIAAQKAAQAEQALKQRGMAFYPLADGERAALRQTMQDRLYAAFAKQYPATAPLFPAIAAARG from the coding sequence ATGAATACCTACACCCGGCGGCGCTTTCTGCAGACGGTGTCCGCCGCCACGCTCGCGGCCGCGGGCGGCTTGCCGGAAAGCGTGCGCGCGCAGCAGCCGGTCGTCACGCTGCGCTGCTCGTCGTCGATGCCGGCCGACCAGAACGCCGCGCACTACGTGTGGTATGAGCGTCTCGCCGCGAACCTGAAGGCGAGCGTGGGCGACGCGATCCGGGTCGACTATTTTCCGAACAGCCAGCTCGGCAAGGAGAGCGATGTCGTGCAGCAGGTCAAGATCGGCGCGATCGACATGATGATCGCGGGCTCGTCGATCTGGGCCACGGTCGCGCCGGAGCTCGGGATGCTCGATCTCGGCTACCTGTTCGACAGCTACGCGCACGTCGCGAAGGCGCTCGACGGCCCGGTCGGCACGAGCCTGAACGCGCTGCTGCAAAAGCGCGCGGGATGCTCGGTGCTGACCTGGGGCTCGCATTTCGGCGGGCGCTGCGTGTTCACGAAGCAGCCGGTGACGGCGCTGTCCGGCCTGAAGGGGACGAAGCTGCGCGTGCTACCGACGCCCGCGTTCATGGACACTTTCAAGGCGATGGGCGCGGTGCCGACGCCGATTCCGTTCGGCGAGCTGTACATGGCCGTGCAGACGGGCGTCGTCGACGGTCTCGAACACGATCCCGCCACGGTGCTCGCGAGCCGCTTCGACGAGATCGTGAAGTCGTGCTGGCAATCGCGCCACGTGTTCGCGGCGATGACCGTCGTGATGGGGCGGCGTGCGCTCGACCGGATTCCGGCCAATCTGCGGCCCGCCTTCGACCGCGCGGTGGCCGACGCGACCGTGCAGCAGCGCGCGATTGCCGCGCAGAAGGCCGCGCAGGCGGAGCAGGCGCTGAAGCAGCGCGGCATGGCGTTTTACCCGCTGGCCGATGGCGAGCGCGCGGCGCTGCGGCAGACGATGCAAGACCGCCTGTATGCGGCGTTCGCGAAGCAGTATCCGGCTACCGCGCCGCTGTTTCCGGCGATTGCCGCCGCGCGGGGGTGA
- a CDS encoding LysR substrate-binding domain-containing protein, whose translation MIELHQLRCFVAVAEELHFGRAARRLFMTQPPLSRQIQLLEHALGIALLERSSRQVSLTAAGERFLRDARHILEFSARAEQAAQRVAHGGAGRITLGFTAVSAYRMIPVLLAHAAHALPDVDVELREMVSTVQIDALASRMLDAGFVRQRAARQPLEYRLVQREPMLVAVAEGAPLAAYEQIGPDELDRQPFIAYSPNEGKYFHDMISGMFAGAGRLPNYLHYVGQTHTILGLVRAGLGAALVPASARELHVDGVVFRPLAGVNVAAELYLAWRADNDNPALPVFNAMVERFLTESTDDPGV comes from the coding sequence ATGATTGAACTGCACCAGCTTCGCTGCTTCGTCGCGGTCGCCGAAGAACTGCATTTCGGCCGCGCGGCCAGGCGGCTCTTCATGACCCAGCCGCCGCTCAGCCGGCAAATCCAGTTGCTCGAGCACGCGCTCGGCATCGCGCTGCTCGAGCGCAGCAGCCGGCAGGTGAGCCTGACCGCGGCCGGCGAACGCTTCCTGCGCGACGCGCGGCACATCCTCGAATTCTCCGCGCGCGCCGAGCAGGCCGCGCAGCGCGTCGCGCACGGCGGGGCCGGACGCATCACGCTCGGTTTCACGGCGGTCAGTGCGTACCGGATGATCCCGGTGCTGCTCGCGCACGCGGCGCATGCGTTGCCGGACGTCGACGTCGAATTGCGCGAGATGGTGTCGACCGTGCAGATCGACGCGCTCGCGTCGCGGATGCTCGACGCGGGTTTCGTGCGCCAGCGCGCCGCGCGCCAGCCGCTCGAATACCGGCTCGTGCAGCGCGAACCGATGCTCGTCGCGGTCGCGGAAGGCGCACCGCTCGCGGCCTACGAGCAGATCGGCCCCGACGAGCTCGACCGGCAGCCGTTCATCGCGTACTCGCCGAACGAGGGCAAGTATTTCCACGACATGATCTCGGGGATGTTCGCGGGCGCCGGGCGGCTGCCGAACTACCTGCACTACGTCGGCCAGACGCATACGATCCTCGGCCTCGTGCGCGCGGGGCTCGGCGCGGCGCTGGTGCCGGCCTCGGCGCGCGAGCTTCATGTGGACGGCGTGGTGTTCCGGCCGCTGGCGGGCGTCAACGTGGCGGCCGAGTTGTATCTCGCGTGGCGCGCGGACAACGACAATCCGGCGCTGCCGGTGTTCAACGCGATGGTCGAGCGGTTTCTGACCGAGAGCACGGACGATCCGGGTGTTTAG
- a CDS encoding 2-hydroxyacid dehydrogenase — translation MTIDILLTQPLPATIDAELSARYTVHRLYAAEQPDALLDRVAPRIRGVVTGGANGLSAALMDRLGALQIIAINGIGTDAVDLDRARARGIHVTTTPDVLTDDVADMALGLILMTLRDLGAGERIVRAGRWGKAAQPLATQVTGKRLGIVGLGRVGRAIAQRAQAFRMPVSYFGPREHRDSGYRFVPDLAALARDSDVLVIAASADHGNVLVTADVLAALGPQGFLINVARGKLVDEAALVRALADGTIAGAGLDVFANEPHVPAALLELDRVVVQPHRASATHETREEMGRIVLANLAACFAGQRPPTSVTR, via the coding sequence ATGACCATCGACATCCTGCTGACCCAGCCGCTGCCCGCCACGATCGACGCCGAACTGTCCGCCCGCTACACCGTGCATCGGCTGTATGCGGCCGAGCAGCCGGACGCGCTGCTCGATCGCGTGGCGCCACGCATTCGCGGCGTCGTGACGGGCGGCGCGAACGGCCTGTCCGCCGCGCTGATGGACCGGCTCGGCGCGCTCCAGATCATCGCGATCAACGGCATCGGCACCGATGCGGTCGATCTCGACCGCGCCCGGGCGCGCGGCATCCACGTGACCACGACGCCCGACGTGCTGACCGACGACGTCGCCGACATGGCGCTGGGGCTGATCCTGATGACCCTGCGCGACCTCGGCGCCGGCGAGCGGATCGTGCGCGCCGGCCGCTGGGGCAAGGCGGCCCAGCCGCTCGCGACGCAGGTCACGGGCAAGCGGCTCGGCATCGTCGGGCTCGGGCGCGTCGGACGCGCGATCGCGCAGCGCGCGCAGGCGTTCCGGATGCCCGTCAGCTACTTCGGCCCGCGCGAGCATCGCGACAGCGGCTATCGTTTCGTGCCCGACCTCGCCGCGCTCGCGCGCGACAGCGACGTGCTCGTGATCGCGGCCTCGGCCGATCACGGCAACGTGCTGGTGACGGCAGACGTGCTCGCGGCACTCGGCCCCCAAGGATTCCTGATCAACGTCGCGCGCGGCAAACTGGTCGACGAAGCCGCGCTCGTGCGCGCGCTGGCCGACGGCACGATCGCCGGCGCCGGTCTCGACGTGTTCGCAAACGAACCGCACGTGCCGGCCGCCCTGCTCGAACTCGACCGCGTCGTCGTGCAGCCGCACCGCGCGAGCGCCACGCATGAAACGCGGGAGGAAATGGGCCGCATCGTGCTCGCCAACCTCGCCGCGTGCTTCGCAGGCCAGCGCCCGCCGACCAGCGTCACGCGCTGA
- a CDS encoding MFS transporter — MSNRSSGAALAASPAASRTIGRVRYAVLALIFAVTVVNYADRATMSIAGTGVAHDLGLTPVQLGVVFSAFAWAYAIGQIPGGWLLDRFGARRVYGLSLLLWSVFTMLQGTVGGFALQGAAATLALFVMRFMLGLVESPAFPANSRIVACWFPTAERGTASALFNSAQYMAVVLFTPAMAWLTHALGWEHVFLWMGLLGIALAVLWFAWYREPHGHPRMTDAERDYLRAHGALVDLEANRVRERPRVSWHDVSQLFRHRNLWAIYIGQYCITALTYFFITWFPIYLIKGRGMTIMEAGWVAALPAICGFTGGVLGGVLSDWLIRRGMHPSKARKTPFVAGMAMATLLVLANGASSNAVVIALMTIAFFGKGLAAVGWAVLADTAPEGMVGLSGGVFNGLGNIAGIVTPLVIGYFVASTGSFAGALWFVAAHGLIGIAAYAWLAGRFERIRIAPAA, encoded by the coding sequence ATGTCCAATCGATCCAGCGGCGCTGCGCTCGCCGCATCGCCCGCCGCGTCGCGCACGATCGGCCGCGTCCGTTATGCGGTCCTCGCACTGATTTTCGCGGTCACCGTCGTCAACTATGCGGACCGCGCGACGATGTCGATCGCCGGCACCGGCGTCGCGCACGACCTCGGGCTCACGCCCGTGCAGCTCGGCGTCGTCTTTTCGGCGTTCGCGTGGGCCTATGCGATCGGCCAGATTCCGGGCGGCTGGCTGCTCGACCGCTTCGGCGCGCGACGCGTGTACGGCCTGAGCCTGTTGCTGTGGTCGGTATTCACGATGCTGCAGGGCACGGTCGGCGGGTTCGCGTTGCAGGGCGCGGCCGCGACGCTCGCGCTGTTCGTGATGCGCTTCATGCTCGGCCTCGTCGAATCGCCGGCGTTTCCGGCCAATTCGCGGATCGTCGCCTGCTGGTTCCCCACCGCCGAACGCGGCACCGCGTCGGCGCTGTTCAATTCCGCGCAATACATGGCCGTCGTGCTGTTCACGCCGGCGATGGCGTGGCTCACGCATGCACTCGGCTGGGAGCACGTCTTCCTGTGGATGGGGCTGCTCGGCATCGCGCTCGCCGTGCTGTGGTTCGCGTGGTATCGCGAACCGCACGGCCACCCGCGCATGACCGACGCGGAGCGCGACTACCTGCGCGCCCACGGCGCACTCGTCGATCTGGAGGCGAACCGCGTGCGCGAGCGGCCGCGCGTGTCGTGGCACGACGTGTCGCAACTGTTCCGCCACCGGAACCTGTGGGCGATCTACATCGGCCAGTACTGCATCACGGCGCTCACGTACTTCTTCATCACGTGGTTCCCGATCTACCTGATCAAGGGGCGCGGGATGACGATCATGGAAGCCGGCTGGGTCGCCGCGCTGCCGGCGATCTGCGGCTTCACGGGCGGCGTGCTCGGCGGCGTGCTGTCGGACTGGCTGATCCGGCGCGGCATGCATCCATCGAAGGCGCGCAAGACGCCGTTCGTCGCGGGGATGGCGATGGCGACGCTGCTCGTGCTCGCGAACGGCGCATCGTCGAACGCGGTCGTGATCGCGCTGATGACGATCGCGTTCTTCGGCAAGGGGCTTGCGGCGGTCGGCTGGGCCGTGCTCGCCGACACGGCGCCGGAAGGCATGGTCGGGCTGAGCGGCGGCGTGTTCAACGGCCTCGGCAACATCGCCGGGATCGTCACGCCGCTCGTGATCGGCTACTTCGTCGCGAGTACGGGTTCGTTCGCCGGCGCGTTGTGGTTCGTCGCCGCGCACGGGCTGATCGGCATTGCGGCGTACGCGTGGCTCGCGGGCCGCTTCGAGCGCATCCGCATCGCGCCGGCCGCATGA
- a CDS encoding LysR family transcriptional regulator, with product MDMLENMRLFVRVVEAGSFTAVAKEIDATTAQVSRAVSNLEAHVQTRLLHRTTRHLGLTESGERYFERAKSILAELDHANAEARNALLRPSGKMRIHAMTGLGQSHVVSSIVRYQEDNPDVSVELTLAQRMPNLVEEGYDVSIVTASQLPDSGYVAQTCGTSCSVLVASREYLARHGTPQTPDELPNHVCLRLDTPASPAGEWRLERSDGEEAVYELQPAPFQVNVPDALCVAVRAGRGIACVALYTVLDDIREGRLIRVLPEYRLQTVSVYAVYATRRYLDAKIRTFLDHLRTTLTPALENDLRELDRLTTEHAPGGRQRA from the coding sequence ATGGACATGCTCGAAAACATGCGCCTGTTCGTGCGCGTTGTCGAAGCCGGCAGTTTTACCGCCGTCGCGAAGGAAATCGACGCGACCACCGCGCAGGTGTCGCGCGCGGTCTCGAACCTCGAAGCCCACGTACAGACGCGCCTGCTGCATCGCACGACCCGCCACCTCGGCCTGACCGAAAGCGGCGAGCGCTATTTCGAGCGCGCGAAATCGATCCTCGCGGAACTCGACCACGCGAACGCGGAGGCGCGCAACGCGCTGTTGCGGCCGAGCGGCAAGATGCGCATCCATGCGATGACGGGGCTCGGGCAGAGTCATGTCGTGTCGTCGATCGTGCGTTACCAGGAGGACAACCCCGACGTGTCGGTCGAGCTGACGCTGGCGCAGCGGATGCCGAACCTGGTCGAAGAGGGGTATGACGTGTCGATCGTGACCGCGTCGCAATTGCCCGATTCGGGCTATGTCGCGCAGACCTGCGGCACGAGCTGCAGCGTACTGGTCGCGTCGCGCGAGTATCTGGCCCGGCACGGTACGCCGCAGACGCCCGACGAACTGCCGAACCACGTCTGCCTGCGCCTCGACACGCCGGCATCGCCGGCCGGCGAATGGCGGCTCGAGCGCAGCGACGGCGAGGAAGCCGTCTACGAGTTGCAGCCGGCGCCGTTCCAGGTCAACGTGCCGGACGCGCTGTGCGTCGCGGTGCGGGCCGGCCGCGGGATCGCATGCGTGGCGCTGTATACGGTGCTCGACGATATCCGGGAAGGGCGCCTGATCCGCGTGCTGCCGGAGTACCGGCTGCAGACGGTGAGCGTCTATGCCGTCTACGCGACGCGTCGCTATCTCGACGCGAAGATCCGCACCTTCCTCGACCACCTGCGCACGACGCTCACGCCCGCGCTGGAGAACGATCTGCGCGAACTCGACCGGCTGACGACCGAGCACGCGCCGGGCGGCCGCCAGCGCGCGTGA
- a CDS encoding HPP family protein: MSSGSSPSRRTLRQWLHSFMPHPMTLGWRERLRSCAGALVGIATVGVTMRLLPGVPGLVPLLVAPMGASAVLLFAVPASPLAQPWSIIGGNLVAATVGVACAQWIADPITAAAVAIACAIGGMFALRCVHPPSGAVALTAVVGGPAIHALGFGFVLQPIALQSAILLSAALVYHALTGHRYPHSGMRPEAKPQAGGAAPARGGFTRGDLDAVLKRRSEWLDVDPDDLETLLRETEMQAYTRTFGQLKCADLMTKHAIEVAPSTSVAAALTLLDRHRVKALPVVDGEGRLIGIVTRADLTRPPRRPAPLWQRLSARLPQSFGGRPASVASVMTRDVASVPETLPITALVPLFTHSGHHHIPVVDASRRLVGIITQTDLVTGLYQQTQMLEAA, encoded by the coding sequence ATGTCGTCAGGCTCCTCCCCGTCGCGCCGCACGTTGCGGCAATGGCTGCACAGCTTCATGCCCCATCCGATGACCCTCGGCTGGCGCGAGCGCCTGCGCTCGTGCGCCGGCGCGCTCGTGGGCATCGCGACGGTCGGCGTCACGATGCGGCTGCTGCCCGGCGTGCCGGGCCTCGTGCCGCTGCTCGTCGCGCCGATGGGGGCATCGGCCGTGCTGCTGTTCGCGGTGCCGGCGAGCCCGCTCGCGCAGCCCTGGTCGATCATCGGCGGCAATCTCGTCGCGGCGACGGTCGGCGTCGCGTGCGCGCAATGGATCGCCGATCCGATCACGGCCGCCGCGGTCGCGATCGCCTGCGCGATCGGCGGCATGTTCGCGCTGCGCTGCGTGCATCCGCCATCGGGCGCCGTCGCGCTCACGGCCGTGGTCGGCGGCCCGGCGATTCATGCGCTCGGCTTCGGCTTCGTCCTGCAGCCGATCGCGCTGCAATCGGCGATCCTGCTGTCGGCCGCGCTCGTCTATCACGCGCTGACCGGGCACCGCTACCCGCACAGCGGCATGCGGCCCGAAGCGAAACCGCAGGCCGGCGGCGCCGCACCGGCGCGCGGCGGCTTCACGCGCGGCGACCTCGATGCAGTGCTGAAGCGTCGCAGCGAATGGCTCGACGTCGATCCGGACGATCTCGAAACGCTGCTGCGCGAAACCGAAATGCAGGCTTATACGCGCACGTTCGGCCAGTTGAAGTGCGCCGACCTGATGACGAAGCATGCGATCGAGGTCGCGCCGTCGACATCGGTCGCGGCCGCGCTCACGCTGCTCGACCGCCATCGCGTGAAGGCGCTGCCCGTGGTCGACGGCGAAGGCCGCCTCATCGGCATCGTCACGCGCGCCGACCTCACGCGTCCACCGCGCCGTCCGGCCCCGCTGTGGCAGCGCCTGTCCGCACGGTTGCCGCAATCGTTCGGCGGCCGGCCCGCGAGCGTCGCGTCCGTGATGACGCGCGACGTCGCGTCGGTGCCGGAAACGCTGCCGATCACGGCGCTCGTGCCGCTGTTTACGCATTCGGGCCACCACCATATTCCGGTCGTCGATGCGTCGCGCCGGCTCGTCGGCATCATCACGCAGACGGATCTCGTCACGGGCCTTTATCAGCAGACCCAAATGCTCGAGGCCGCGTAG